The Euphorbia lathyris chromosome 4, ddEupLath1.1, whole genome shotgun sequence genomic interval TCAAAATgtaataaaagtttaatttatcTCAATATAATCACTTAAGTTTGTTTTTATCTTAATAAAGTTACTTTAAAAGTTTTCTAATCATTTTTCCTTTGGAATTGATTTCGTGATATCTAATCATACGTTTCAACGCCATGTGATAACAAaaaattaaccaccaattaacccaaataaataaagatcgtcaattaaaattttaagaaggcttaatacatcaccaaCTCCTTGAACGtttccataatagtagattagctccctaaattttacaagtgtctcaccagctccctaaatttgcttatttcgtatcatcagctccctaaacttgtccataaaaatttgttaactccctgaactttacaagtgtctcactagctccctaaacttgcttattctgtaacagctaaatacaaaaactgatATAACCCTAATAACTACACCCACGTTCAAAACCATATCCTCTTGATAACTCCAAGGTAACCACCATCCATGTAACTTCCTCCTCAATTCCTATAAATAGTCTTTCAATTAATGAGGAGGGGGTTGGTTTTttcagagagagaaaagaaCATTATATTTTGCGGTATctaacttaagcatcggagcgtttgtgggaagaccgcttcccacactgttttagacgttaggggtaaaattactcctgacccaaaatattaggggtattttggcaccttaatccgagttagtattatgatttttgtatttagttgttacggaataaacaagtttagggagctggtgagacatttgcaaagttcggggagctaataaattttcatggacaagtttagggagctggtgatacgaaataagcaagtttagggagctggtgagacacttgcaaagttgaaggagccaatctactattatagataagttcagggagctggtgatgtattaggccttttaaGAACAAACAACTCATATGGCATATCAATTGTCTATTAAAATGTGTAGTTACATTTTGTTTATATGTCAGTTGGCGCTAATGTGACATTGAGATGTCATGTCAGCAATTTcagtagaaaaaaaaactaaaaaagttTAAAGTGACTTTATTGGGATAAAAACAAACTTAAAGGATAATATTGatacaaattaaacttttatgatattttgatGATAGGTAAacactatggttactttgtttttaacaagataactacagtaaaacctctatataggaatacacttagGACCgaactatttgtataacaattgggaggttattgcTAAATAGATTTTGGTCATAGAAGTTATTACCAAATTGGGATCGAATTtcttttataacaaaatagaagtTATTTCTATATAAAGGTTTtattgtattattttattttttttaaccattagataatgactttgttttttttttctcacccTCGTCTaatgatgaaaaaaaaaacaaagcaaTGGTTATTTGGTTAATATCGTCTAAATTTTAGTATACTAATCAGCCATTTCAGACAGTATTTGAACCGGTCTAATCCAAGTTATACCAAATAAGGGTGATCTCACATGGTCGAAAATGAATTGATTccaattaaacaattaaaataatttgACTATTATTTTCGGTTAAATTAATATAGGCATTACATCTAAATGGATCCCCaaactaaaatttcaaaatcaattagaactttaaactattaaaatcatcaattagcctaaactaagtaaaaatcatcaattaagtctttattatatcctaaaataaaaaattgtgaCTATTTTATATAGACTATAATAATCTTTATGTTGGTTCAAAACGAGTTTGGAGAAGATGGTCTGAAATTGCTCAACCGAATGAATTTTGATTAGgcctcaattaatgatttttgtttagaatatgGATTTAATGGATGAGTTTTGCTTAATTCAGGAATCCGATAAATGATTTTGATATAAACCTTGGTTTTGGAAGCCAAATGAATATTATGCCTTTACCTAAtatgtattacataattaattttaagggataatatacttttaatattatcgcttaaaatatacttttaatCTCAATAGTCAAcatcaattgcaaaaatataattttaatctcaacagtcaagatcaattttaaatttgtataattttactttgggttaaggtgcaaaaatacccctaatgttatggaccaggagcaattttacccttaacgtctaaaatggtgcaattttacccctaacgttggaagccaagagcaattttacccctaacgttaataaatttggatcaatttgagaaataattcatcaaactgtcttctcggttatgaatctttttatctacacttcatacgtttgtcattttatcagtaacaaatcacaaacatttgttgggatgtgaaaaaaataaaaaaatatactgtctttttgtaaggattagacaaaaaaaatgcaaaaaatctaccgaatttataaatattaatttcaaattctattattaaattatgaaaaacatgaaattctttttttagaacgaattattatgcaattggtgcagaataatgaacaaaaatatctgtattttataatagtgtctgaaattgaacaaaaagacagtatatttttttatttttttcacatcccaacaaatgtttgtgatttgttactgataaatgacacacgtatgaagtgtagataacaagattcataaccgagaagacagtttgatgaattatttctcaaattgatccaaatttattaacgttaggggtaaaattgctcttggcttccaacgttaggggtaaaattgcaccattttagatgttaggggtaaaattactcctggtccaaaacgttaggggtatttttgcaccttatctctTTTACTTTTGATATTGGCAAATTGAATCGATTTGCAAATCTTCTCAATCATAAATTTTATCATATGTGTTGtatacatatttaattttatcacTTATGGATCACAAACATACGTATAcacgttaaaaaaaaataaaaaattgtactattatatataaattagataaaaaaaatattttatcaatttaagaatattaatctttaattttattataaaataaaaaatagtatcAATTATTAATATGCAACTAATGCAGAACACGAAAGTAaaacatttatatttttaatgatgACTGAAATTAAACTTGTCGAAAATAAAACTACTTGTTTTACGgtgttaaagataaaattgtatcagtttaattttttttttttatcaaattcaaTTACCATTGACCGCAACACTAGacatatttttatatgttatgtttaattttaaattaccACTTAAGAGTTGTATTTCTTATTAGGTATAATACTCATTTGACTCATTaagattttaaaattaattagaaccttaaattatcaaaatcattaattaaaactttcaattaataaaaaatcattaattgagtctcattctaaataaaaatcatcgATTGAGGTCtaatcgaaaatcattcggttgaacagtttcagacatTTTTTCcctaaactcattttgaacaAACATAAAGATTATTATAGTCTATAttaaatagtcacagtttctgattttaggatagaatgaaaattcaaatttttacttagtttagaaacttaattaatgattttaatagtttaaggtcctaattgattttgaaacttTAGTTTGGGGACCCGAATGGATGTAATGCgtttttattatttagtttCCCTCCCAATTTTCCCTCGCGCCGAAACAAGACCTCCGTAAAAAAGAATTCCTAATGCATAAGAAAAAGAATTAGAGCTCGTAGTGAACAAGGTAAAGAGGAAGAAATGGAAGGAGTGAAAGCAGTAATTGATGAACCCAATCGAGGCATTCCTTCCGAAGATACACAAATTGGTATGAGAAAAAGTTATTCTCTGTTTTAATTCTCTTTTGTTTGTTAATTACTCATCTTTCTGATTCATGGTTGTcgcttaatttttctttaatCGACAGAAGTAATCCGGGAATTAAGGGATCTTCCACCACTTCACTACCTATTTAAGATAAAAAACTTCTCCCAGCTTTATaatggaaagattgacaacTATGATTCAAGTGATTTTGAAGTTGGTGGATACCAATGGTACGTTTTTTTCCCTTCACTGTGTGCGATTTTGGTGTTGATGTGCTGTTCAAGTTTGTGCTACAAACACTTAGTTTTTGTGCAGGAGACTGTCTCTTTATCCCAAGGGGAACAAGAAAGTAAATGAGAAGGATCACATCTCGCTCTATTTAGTTCTCTCTGAATCAAATTCATTTCCTTTATATCGGGAAGTTAATGTGTACTTGAAGCTGTTTATTTATAATCAAATTCAGGATAAGTATTTGACTGTTCAAGGTACAATTTACTATTTACTAGCTTTATGATGTTCTAGGTATTGTTGACATGAATTTCGAACTTTTCAAAGTGTGCTTCTTTGGGATGTGCATAGTATATATACCTTATTAGTCTTGTTTATGTTTTGTCTCCTGAATTCTTTTGAATGCTCTGATCATTGGGAAAAAGTTTGAACCTTAGTGTGAAGGAAACCACTTAAACTAGCGCAACTCTGTTTAATGAACTGAATTTATTGAATGAATGAGTTGATTATTTGGGCAAATACAAGGGGAGACAAACCTGTTTGAACCTTAGTGTGAAGGAAATAACTTAAACTAGCCAACTCTGTTTACTGAGCTGAATTCCGTGAATTCTTTGATCATTTGGTCAGATATAAGGGGAGAAAAAAAGGGTTTGAACCTTGATGTGAAATCACTTAGTCTACCGTATCTAGTGCTTATGTTTGTCATGTTGTCTTCTGAGTTCTTTGAACTCTTTGAGCATTTGGACAGATGCAAGAGGGAGGAGAAAATTTTGAACTTTAATGTGAAATTGCTTGTTTATGTTTGTGTACTCATCCATTTTATGAATCCTTTGAAAATGTGGGCTGATGCAAAGAGGAGGGAAAGCAGTGTGGGTCTTATTTTGAAACTAACTAGTCTACCACAATTTTTGTTTATGTTTGTCCAATGCTTTTATCATTTGGGCAGATGCCAAAGGGAGCGTAAGGCGTTTTCGTGGGATGAAAAAGGAATGGGGTTTTGACCAACTAGTTCCTCTCAGTGTTTTCAATGATGCATCAAATGGATACCTGATTAATGATTGTTGTGTATTTGGAGCTGAGGTTTTTGTTCTAGAGGGCTGCTGTAAAGTTGAATGTGCATCTGCTGTGAAGGAGCTCGATAACAACAGGTACGCTTGGAAGTTTGAAAACTTCGCAGAGCTGGAAGAAGAAACCTATTTCTCCAAGGTGTTTGTTATTGGTGGATATAGATGGTATGTATGATGTACGTTATGTTTCTAGCAAGCTTCAACAATCAGTTTCATCAATAGATGAACAACAATTTGGTATATCTTAA includes:
- the LOC136226967 gene encoding ubiquitin C-terminal hydrolase 12-like isoform X1 — protein: MEGVKAVIDEPNRGIPSEDTQIEVIRELRDLPPLHYLFKIKNFSQLYNGKIDNYDSSDFEVGGYQWRLSLYPKGNKKVNEKDHISLYLVLSESNSFPLYREVNVYLKLFIYNQIQDKYLTVQDAKGSVRRFRGMKKEWGFDQLVPLSVFNDASNGYLINDCCVFGAEVFVLEGCCKVECASAVKELDNNRYAWKFENFAELEEETYFSKVFVIGGYRWTLEVYPRI